From Corvus moneduloides isolate bCorMon1 chromosome 9, bCorMon1.pri, whole genome shotgun sequence:
AACaaacaattttgtttctttaagttCCAGCTTTATATTTCAACAATATGAATAAATCTGGACTACGAAATACCATCAACAACAGTTAACATTAAACTGGAGTGAAGTAATAGAAGAGTTAGTTCTTCAAACCAGGCAGTCTTTGAAGTGAAATATTCAGTTAGGACTGTCAAAAGGATGTCATAATAAAAccatgggtttatttttttttcacccctatacaaaaaaaattactgaatttgTACAACTCCTATTAAACATACCTTTTTTCCTAGCTTGGTGAAAATGTatcattttcaaattttaacaAGTGTGGTATTTGAgcatatataatatttattgcCATATACatcctcattttaaaaagaactaaGAATTCAGACTCTTCTATGCTGAACTCTACTTTTTTCCCATTAACAGATTATGTCTACTGTACCACTCCCccaaaaaacaattaaaaattctAAGCAAGATTTTATAGTTTAgttaaaagggaagaaatgcaaatgtgGATTTAGAGCTTTTTGTATAAATCTCACTATATTTTATAAACATGTTGTTTATTGTAACACTGTTTATTGATCAAATAAATGACGCACTGCTATCTAAAATTTCCATATACACCATTAAAAATCCAAAGTTGATATGATACTGAACCTTAAATCTTCAAGAGTTCAAAAAAAGACAGTTTATACATGTACAGCACACAAGAGCAGACACCCCTAGAATACCAACTGCCAGTCCACGATGCATACAAACTTACAGGTAAGCATTcatttcactgttttcattgTGCAGGAAAAGTATTTCTTAGTAAGACAACTCAGCTGGTGATTTTCAGAtatcatcttcatcatcttcatcctgAGAAGATCCTGCCTGATTGGATGCACTGGCTGAGGCAGCAGCGAGCTGTGCCTGTTGAGCTGCTTGTTGCATCTGTAGCCATTCCTGCTGTGCCAGTTCTGCTTGCTGTTGTCTAGCCTAGAGATATGAATTTAATTGTTAAGGCCATACATAGCTTGTGAAGATTCTCTAGAACACATTATCTTTAAAAGCGTTTTTATCTGTACCTGCAgattccttttatattttttttaattaattgcacATGCAAAAACCACATCTAGAAGTACCTTAATTATTTGCACCAGGAAGTTTAGCTATATTCTCTCTTCTTCTGAAGACACCACTGTTTGGAGGCCTTACATTTACAAAAACAACAGACAGAAACTAGTGTACTTAAGTTCCACTGTAAGGACTGTGCTGAACCACTAATGAAAAATTTAACTGAGGCAAAGCAAAGGAAACTTTAGACATCAGTTTCAAGAGATCTTAACATTTAATCACAGTTCAGAGATGAGAACAGCCTTGCTTTGTTGATTACAAATAACAAAATTTCCAATTATGAAATCATCAAATTGAACCACAGAGGCACACATTattacaaaaacaaagcaagccaTTATCTTACTTTGCTAAGCAATCTCTGCAAAACAGAGCTAGACAAGGTCTTCTCAAATTCAGGTATGACAACTGAGGATGGCTTTGCTACAGAAAGGTACAGTCTTTTACTGGAAAGTACAAGAGATTCTaccaaaacatttcaaatagtTAACTGattaatcttcatttttctaTCCAGGgttttcacttgttttttgATAACTCCTGCTGATTTCAACAATATACTAATTGATTGTGGTAAAGTTACAACTTCAATTTCTATTTTGAATGAACATTaagaaaaagttttcaaaatgaaaaattttaagcctttttttattcttccactTTTACAAGTCATCACTAAGGCTataataatttcctttctaaTCCTATTGCACTCACtgaattttcctatttttttccaaagcatcaaatttttttacagtttttcaaaCTACAAGATGGCAAAAGATGATGTTTGGAAAACAATCAAACCCAGTTTTTCTACTTAGCAATGTGAAAAAAAGGGGAGTGTTCCATTATTTTTACATAGTGTCACATTTTCCCCTGTTCTAGCAgtaaaaagttattttacagAAGTAGAAATCACAATGAAaacttttcagtatttcaaactTCAAGTGGTAGCACAGTTACAAGGGTTGGAAAACAATTTAAGACATTGTAGGGCTTTAGAGGAAAGACAGCAGCACCCCTACCCAGGAAAGCACAAATATTTATCAGACAGGAGATACAACAGGGCTCCCTACTGCCCCCATGCAGTGAAGTGTACAGCATACTCAGTGAGGTGATACACCTGCATGCTCCAGCAAACAGGGGCTCAGCACTTCACACTGGATGCATCACTTTGTCAGTGCCCACCCTCACTGCCTTATCCGTAATGACAACACTTCACCATTTCAgaaatgggaagagaaaaaaaccccacatgcTGAAGAATTCCATTGAGTTGGATTGACCAAGAAGCTCTATAAGCATCTGGTAAACTTAACTCATTTACTGCACAACTCCAGTGAGGAagcctcaaaaaaaaccccaaatctatCAAGACCCTTGTCTTGCACAAAAACTTAGACATGCATGAATATCAGGGTAAGCCATTCCCCTGGCTTCAAATATTTACAATCATCCATGCCAGAGTTATCAAACATTCATAACATTAACTGGCAGGTATTTTAAAACTAGAGCAAGAAGTCAGCATTAGTGTCATGctctaaaatattaaaaagattaACACAAATAAATAAGCATGCACTTGTGTAACTATATTCAAGACTAATTACAGTACCACCAACAGCACATCACAGCTactatttttgaaaaatgagaCTGTCATCCTTGAATCTAAGCAAACATTTTCCATATTACcaaacactatttttaaaagtcattcaTACAATTTTGTCAAACTGGCATGCGTCGTCTTAATTTAGAAGCTAAGGCACAGTAacagaggtttaaaaaaatatacttcAAGCTGTCATTCCTTAGACAAGTGTGGCTTGCATAAGGTGGTTTcggcaatttttttttaatttatttttttcaatgatACTCTGGAGCTAGTACTCCCTTAACACACcttggttttgctgcttttttattttgtgtatcaCACTGAGTTACTTGCacaaaatagtaaataaaaaacAGGTACCAAACTGACTATTATTTGTAAATCTTACCCAAAATCCAAAAGCAGCCATAGTGGCCTTTCCAATGTTAGTACAGTCAAACAAGAGTTAGGCACATGTACTTGATCATAACTAGTTCACTGCAATAGCTACATGGTATGCTGAAATCTCAAATGCCTTAAAATTCATCATGCAATGAAGACTAAAGTAGCTGGCACGTTGTAAGATGAAAAACAACAGCTTCAGCAAGATACAAAGTATAGCAAAGGGGAGAGAAGGTCACAGTAATGAAACGTTAACTGAATAAGCATTTTCATCAGAGGAAATCAAAGTAAGCAAAGTGAGAAAATAAGACTCTGGCCTTGGttaagagaaaagagaaataccaGATAACTTTCCCATCTCTTAGTTTAGAGAATGGTCCCGTCAAACTAAGAGAATAGTGGAGAGAAAGATGGCGTAGAaagataaatatataaaatcGGGTTTTAGTCAATTAAACTGGGAGATGTTAAACTatcagggaaagctggaagggGACAAGGCTGGGATggagaatgtgtgtgtgtgtgttagtgCACTATTTGCAGGCAAATGCTTTTTCCATGCCTCAATGGcctctttaaaaatgtatgcatGAATTCACACAGTTACACTCTTGCCAAGAATAAAGTTTCTTTCCAAGtataaaaaataacatttgtgCACTGATggtcagaaacagaaaagctattttcactttttaatgcTTCAAAACTGGTCATTTCCTAGAACACCAGCTGTTATTCTTTTACTTCCCTCAACTGAGTAATTCTTAATGTATTCTCCATGATAGACTGGAAATACCCAAATAGCACCAAAACCCCATGCTTTTTAAACCTAGAATATGAAATAGGTTCACATACGAAGTCCTATATGTCAAATCACAGAAGTATCAAGTAGCAGCATCTTATTTGTTGACTTCACATTCCCCAATTCAAACAGGCCAAGGCCAACAGCATCTTAGATGCCACATCAATTCACAAAGAAGGGGATACTTCTTGAGGTGTGCACATGTTTGTGCAGCCCTAGACCTGCAGCATTAATTATTCCAACCTCATCAGGACAAGTATTGCTCCACTTACTTGTGCAAATAATTCCTGTTGCTGCCTTAGTAGCTCTTCTTCCGGAATGCCGAGGTTCTCCAAGCGTGAACTGGCCTTTCTTCTCTTTAGTGCTACTGTTTTGCATTCTTGTAAGACTTCTTTTACTTCACTGATATAGGAGCCAAACCCCAAACTTTCTAGTgctagaaagaaagaaagaagagacatTGTTTACCTTTTACAAAGTTTTTGATAATAGATGCTGActtgtttattaaaaagaaaaaaaagtaaaacacatGATAACTTTCCTATCATCTGGTGACAAAAATCTCTGCTCTTAAAAAGACCTAACAGCtatttctcccccccccccgccccccccttCTGCTATGTCCTTTAGGAATACATGTTTTTAGGCTAAAAACATTAAGGTTTGTCAAGTACAACCAAAGAAGCTTGCACTTGCAGAGGATTCAAGGCTTTCAGATACACTTCGCTAGAGATAGGCATTATTCTCCAAAAGACATCTTTTTCCCATCTTCTCTACATTAGAATCAACATAATTTATACAGCTAAGAAGTCCTTCCTATCTGAATTATGTCTTGGAGATTCTACTTTTCCAGTTTTTGCAAGTCTTCAGTAGAAGGTAAATTAGCAACCTAAACCGGAGCAAAAGTGATGCATGTAAAATGATCACAGATCCTTCAATaaggcagaaataaataatattatgtCGGGTTGCCAAATTTTAGCTTTTGACTTTTAGTATCTAAATTCctatatataaaatgtatagTTCACACATAAAATGTATAGATCACACATATAAAGCTATATTATGTATGagctttttattgttttattttttaacacaaCCACTTCTACTTATCTCCATGTTAAAATGGATTCAGAAACTAAAATCTTGCACTTTTATCTGCCCAAAGAAATCTGCAATGCAGCTATATCCTGCAACAACagttttttttaaggaatgcaATGGGAGCAGGAAGGATTATAAAAACCCAGGTAGCACATGTGACAAAAGGCACAGTTTCCTCATGCACCATTTACTGTGACATGCCTCCACACACACCCTAAGTGAACCTATTATAGAATATACTAGAAACATTACATAAACACCAATTATACTAGAAACAAGTAtcagtttaataaaaaaactGGTTAATTTCAAGCATTTACACAATTCAGAGTTTACAGTACAAGAGTTGTTTTAACTTTTATCTTAATTTCAACCTTTTGTGACAAGCTATTCAAGAAATAGCACTAAACTGCACAACAGCAATCAACAACTTGTTACACACAAGATCTTAGTTACAGTAACTCGGACAATATTCTGACACTAATTTCATAAGCAACATTTTCCTACCCATAATTACAGCAGCATGTCAATGTACCATAATCTAAACAATAACCCAAAGGCATTCTCTAAGATTTTGGCTTCCAACCTGTTCTCAGGGACACAACTCACACACTGTCTTCTTCAACAGGGCTGCCGGTGCTGCTACCTAGTCATATAGCACCACCATCCCTTTAAAGAGAACACCTGGCAAAGGAATTTACATAATacttatttctttaaaaaaataaagttgaaaGACAAACTGATTTAGAGATAATCAAATTACTTCAGAGACAGTATGCTGGTTCAGCCTCAGCCCACACACAGACACTGGAAACGCTTTTTCCAATTAACCCACCGTTTCCAGGAGAATTACCAAAAATTACCTTCAGAAACTTGTTTCATCCAGCCTCAGCATAAAGGAGGCAAATCCATGTCTCATAGTCCTGAACTGGTAATCTTAAAAATCTACAGATATTTTAAGAACtcattcaattttaaaatgtaaactgTATATACAGTAAACCTTTAAAAGTCATACTTTTTAAACCAAACTGAAGAAATATACAAGTCTAACATCACTAAGACAAACCACCATAGCAAAACCAGAGGTGTTTGTCTAAAGACCAGGGTTGGCAATCTGCTGCATCAGAACATGAACAACTGCCAAATCTGAAGTTAACAGCAAGAtgtgtttttacagaaattttaagtggtccttaaaagaaaatacattaacGGAAAGAACTTTAAATTGTGTATTGAATataacacagacacacacaaaaataaatttcaaaaccCCTATGTGACACAACCAAGACAGATTTTTACAATTATTCAATATAACAAAGCCATGAAGAACCATATATGCCTCATCAATCTACTGCATCAAAATTCTACTGGCTGTGAAACAACGTACAAAATTTACCATCTTCTTGAAGCACATCAAAGCTTTACCAAACACATGAATGGAAGGAATATGGATCTCTATACCAGCATGGTGCTAAAATGTGGGACAGGTGATTACTACTTTATCAGAGCTGCTATTTCACCAAAACTCAAAGCCTTTCTATTTTTTGAGTCTGAAACATACCATCCTACCCAGATTGCTGAAAACTAAGTATCTTACTGAGGCTAGAATTATCCTACCAAATGTAAACAGCTGAATCCCAAAACATAGCATTTGGGGGAATAACACAACTCATATTTACAAATCACAATTATCCTTTCCCCAGTTTCCTCCTACTCTTAATGACTGCATGAAGGTGCAGGTCTCTTGAGTAATCAGTGACACATAGTAATACTTCTATTTTATTCAATCAAATAATTAATATCTgagacttttaaatttttatgctcctcaaggaaaaaagaacttccaaaataaaatcctaaacATGAACAGTtgtgtggaatttttttttttaattaagtgaTAATATACACAGTCAGTATCCTAACAGTCCATGAAAAGAAGCTACAAGATTTGACATCAATCCACAATCTACCTTACTGCACAACAGTTCCATGTAGACCAAGTAATCAAAGTAACCCACTCcagaaaacagtgattttacGAGTCACCATTTTCAGAATTCAACgaaaatttcatttctcatAAGAAGCCTGCTTTTTCACAAGCCATACAACATTCAAATTATTCTAGTTTCTGTTCCAGGTTGGAAGAACATTCATTTGCTTACTAGAGCTGCAGATTCACAGCTGGGTTTCTAATGGAGGAATTCAACAATAAATGTGATCTCCACTTAAAACTATTACATAGCCTTGCCACTTTTGGGTACCCTCCAAGAAAGCTGTCTTGCATTTTGTTACCAATAGTGAGTGCTTGGCATAGTCTGACTACATCTATCAAATCAGATCTCTAATGGGATGCGAGAagcctctgctttccttttcctacGCTGTTGACAGCACTGTGCCAGTCAAGTGTTTGTGCTACCACACaataaaacacagcaaggaCCTCATCCATCTGAAGCATAACCCAAGGGCAGAGAGAGTTCTTGCTCAGCTTGGCAACACAATCATTGTAAGAGTGCAGCAAAGGAAGGAGTGTCTCAAGCACCACCATGCCGAACACCTAAGCACAGTGGCGAAGCGCAGTTTCACATTACCTCTAACACAGCCCAATGGCAGAGTGTCTCCAACTGCAGAGtgcctccttccccttcctctggACCAGCAAAATActctttctgcttcttgttCCCAACCCAGTAACTTCTTGTTTACAGCCCCAGTCAGCCAGCAAACTCACCTGAGAGGGAACCGCGCTCTGCCCTAAATTCTCAAAAGCCACAGGGTCAGTTGTATCTGCAATTGCCAGATCCAGATCTCAGAGGGTACAAAAAGATTCCTTTTGGCAGCACCTTGTGCTTAGGCTGGACCAGGTGTGATGTGATGGCCATTAGCCTCACTTGACTTCTAAGCATTCAGAAGGAAAAACGTGGATGGCCACAACAAACAGATTTCAATTGCCTAATTTGTTAGCATCATTGCCATGAAGCTGCATTAAGAGGCATTCAAAATAGCAAGTATCTTCAATGCATGAAGATggatgaaaatgctgaaatactcTGTACCTATACACACAATCAATGTTTCCAAAACGGGAGACCTAAACCCTCAAACCTCACAGTGGGATCATTGCCAACTGACCAGCATCTGAAAGGAGCTAATAGCAAATACACCTCCCTAAACATAAGCAGAGCAGAAAATCCAAGAACAAAGACTTCCATCTCTAGAACATTACAAAAATGGATACACTGCAAGATTTTACTAGAAAGTATAgatttaatctgaaaataacttttcctaACTCTAAGATGTGGTAACACAAGGACATAGAACCCAGCAAAATACTTGGCATGGGACCACCTGCTGATGTTATGCAAACTCACTTTAGCTTCAATTTGTAttccaaaaaacccacactaaGCCTACGACAGCAAGAGGTAAAATCTTTTCTACGGACCACCACTACCAAGCACAAAATACTTTCATACATAAACTCTTTATTGCCCTCAGCATTAAAGATCAGGTCTATTCCTGTGTTAAGAACTAACCTCAAATGTTTTTTGTGGTGACTTGAAGAAACTATCCTTGTATTAAAGAGCATCACACCTAAAGTATGCTTCCATGTGCAAGCACAGGTTTTACTCTTTACATCCTAGGCTTCTGTGATGGAGCTACTTTGCTAAACTTTCAAGCTTACACgaattttatttaatactaAAGCTCATACCTACTCcgtattttcttttgctgttcaTGACCCAGTCAAGTACTGAAACCTCTTCTGGTGAGCAAGCTAATAAATTTCAAAcaatcaattttttttgtttttttgtttcaaacagCAAATATTGCTAAAAGAAGTATCAaacaacaatattttttttaactcactTGATACCATCACAGTCCTGAAAATAGCTCTACTACAAATGCTGCTGTTAATATCTCTCCCAGGCAGCAAAGTACTCTTCCACTACTGGTGCTATAAATTTGTTTGCAGCAGATACTGGTATCAACAACCCTGACTCGACAAGCAAAGCAAATTAGTTCTGACAAAAGATGCCTAATGCAGACTTCAGGATGAGGCAAGAAAACTCCTTATTTGCGAcagaatagaaagaaaaacaaacgAGACACAGAGAACTCGCCTTTTATTCAAGCAAGGGGAAGTCAACAGCAGAGAAAGATACAAGGGCATAGGTCACGTTTAAATGCTTTTTGCAACAGATACGAAGATCCAACATTAAACAATAAGACTGTAAGGACAGCCCTAAAGAAATATTACAGTCTTTAGCGACTCCAGACAAGACTACCATGGAATAAAGCCTGGGCCCCACATAATCAATCTCCAACTAGAAAGACATTCAATACATTCAGAACCTTAAAACACGCTGCATAACCATTCGAAAAAGCAGACCTCGTTTTACAGGTAcgaaaaagaggaagagatttGGTGACTCAGAGATTTGGTCACTCAAAGCATCACAGGCTTCTCTAAAGCACAAAACCACAGCTGGTCCTGAGCACACGCAGCAGCCGCTCTAACCACACAAAGACAACCTTCCTTGCAGTGTGACTGGCAAGCCGGACAACACACGCTTTTCCTCCACACCCTTACGAGACCCTGCCTTTTGTGTTCTACAGAGCTACAAGCAAACGGAGAGGAAAAAGCGGCAGCGGGACAGGAGCGGCTCACAGGTGACCGACCCGGCAGCGGCACAGCGGCCGCGGAAGCTCACCTTGTATGACATGCTCCGGGGAGATAGTTTTCTTCTCCGATTTGTTGCAGATCTCGTTGGCCTCGGAGGAGATGAGGTGGATGAATTCAGTGCAGCAGTTGACCACCAGCTCCCGGGCGTCGTTCGCCACGCGGACGTTGGGCAGCGTCTCTTTGATCATCTTGTTgatggcagccctggggatggTGAGGTCGTCGTCGTTGCCGGACGACGAGGCCATCCTGGCTGCGCTCGGCTCACGGGCTGCGCTCAGCGCCCGCGCGGGGCTCCAGGGCGCGGGGacccggcgggggcgggcggggccgcggggggcgACGTCGAGATGGGGCGGGGGGtggcgggggccgggccgggggtcGCTGCCGGACCGGGGGGTCGCGGGGCCGGGAAGCGCTGCTCGGGCTCAGGGCTCCCTCGGCCGCGGCGCCTGCCACTGCCGCCTCCGCCACATCCTTCGGCCACCGGCGCCGCCGCCTTATGACCAGACTGAGGGGAGGCGAGCGGCGGAACGCCCCGCGCCCGgcgcggctcggctcggctGGCCCCGGCCGTGCGGCGGCCGCGAGGCGGAAACGCTCCGACTCCGGCTCAACCTG
This genomic window contains:
- the DR1 gene encoding protein Dr1; amino-acid sequence: MASSSGNDDDLTIPRAAINKMIKETLPNVRVANDARELVVNCCTEFIHLISSEANEICNKSEKKTISPEHVIQALESLGFGSYISEVKEVLQECKTVALKRRKASSRLENLGIPEEELLRQQQELFAQARQQQAELAQQEWLQMQQAAQQAQLAAASASASNQAGSSQDEDDEDDI